The uncultured Fretibacterium sp. genome includes the window ATCTCGCCGATGGCCCACGTCATGTGGCGCACGTCGCGAACCTTTCCCTTGGCCCCGGACGCCACCATCCGGACAAGTCCCAGATCGGGGTGCTCTCTGAAGAAAGCCTCTATGGCCGCCTCGGCGTCCTTTTCCTCTTCTACCTCCCTGCAGGGCAAAAGCTTATCGAGATGGGTGGACAGACGCTCGAACTCCAGAGGGGACAGGGTCGCTGCCCCGGTCGATGCGCCGCATACGGCGTGTTGCAGCCCTCCGAGCAGGGAGCTGCGGTCTGGAAAGGATCGGGAGGCGATATGCCGCAGAAGGACAGGCAGGAAGTCCTCCAGTTTTTTGGGGCTTTGGCCTGTGGGGTCGTCGAGTCCTGCCTGGGCGAGCCATTTGTTCCTGCCCGCCTCGTCCAGGTTCCACCAGCCCAGGGCCAGGTCCAGCCCCGAGGCGAGGGCGGGTGCTCCGGTCCCCACGAGGCCGGGATTGTTGGGAAGGGAAAATTTTTCGAGGCTCCCCGAGCTGGGGTGGGGGAGAAACACCGCCATGGTGTCCCCGTCGAAATCGGCGTTGAACCCTGTGGTTACGAACGGAGGAAGTCCGATGACGGGCTCGTTCCAGCAGCGGATCCGAAACGCCTGGAGGCTGTGCCGCTGCAGGCTTGGCTGGCGTACCAGAAAGGCCCAAAGCTCGTATTCTTCGCGTAATTTCCGGTCGCAGCGCTTTGCCTCCTCGTCAGACCATTCCTTGTGGAGGGGGTCGTTGACGCGGGAACGAACCTTGAGCAGAGGTTCCGAGAAGAGATCCCCTGCGCGCTCGTCATCGTACCCGTCCAGCAGCTCGGTCAGCATCATCAGGGACAGGCGGACCTCATGCGGGTCCAGGTCCGGGCAGGGCACGATGACGGCGCGGGTGGAATGGTTGTAGCGGCGTCCCAGGAGGTGGCGCCGCGGCGCTTTGACCTATCAGGAGCATAAAAAGTTTATCGGTGTTACCAAGGTTATGGGACGGCTTGGGCCGCCCCTTGCTTGTCCAGTGGGAAGCACACCGGTGCGGCGGGAGAGAGGAAGTTATTGTCAAATCTGGTGTATGGATTTAGTTTGAAGCGTCGAGTGGAGAGGCAGGAAAGCCAACGGTTTTCCTGCCTCTTGAAGTTAAGCAAAGACATAGGCTTACGGTTTCCAATCGGTGAAATCGTTAGGGTTGGGAGCATAATCTTCTTTTCAGGAGGTGATGGACCTCGCTCACCGCGGAGGGAAAGAGCCCCAGGGGAAACGGGGCATGTTCCGGCGTGGGCTTGACGGGGAAGGAGAGCGCGGTGTGCCCGATATCGTGGAGGTAGATGTTGGCGATCAGCAGGGCCGTCAGCTTGGACTTGACGTCCTCCGAGGGGAGCACACGACGTGCAGGTTTTCGACCTTTTCCCAGTTGTCCTTGAGCCAGTGAACGAGCGTCTGGATCTCGGCCGTGGGGAATATGAAGCCGTCGAAAGCCTGAGGCAGGGTGGGGGAGTCCAGAAGTTCGATGGCCTTGCGCCGGGAGTCATTTTCCATAGCCCCCGTCCGCATTAGCTTAATCAGTGGAGAATCCCGGCCCTGTTCCGATTCCTGCAGCAGTTTTTCGCTGTCCTCATCATGAAGCAGGGTTTTGTGGTCATTAACACGATAATCCAATGAGGTTCCGACGGTACAGATCATCCGCACGTGCTTTTTGTCCACGGTTCTCGCCCCCATGTCCGATTCGTATCCAAGCTGGCGTATCCTCTTCTCGTTATTGTACTATACTTGGGTGTACATGGCAGGATATTCCTGATTTTTCACTGATATATCGTCTATTAAAACAGGACTTAGCGAATGCGGGGTTCGTGAGGACGGATTTTTTAAAGAAGGATGGTGTGAGTTGGATGAAGACAGAACCGGCGGGCCTTAAGGGGGACGGGTCGATGATGGCGTTGACGGTGACCACCTGCGGAACCAGTCTCCTGACGAATGGAGCGGACCGGGAGGATATTCCTTTTCTTCGGAATAACGCCAACAAGCGGGAGGAGGAGTACAGCGCGGAGGACAGGAGCAGACTGCTGGCGTTGGTGGAGGAAAGGCGCGGGCGCCTTTTCTCCGCGAGGGATGAGGCGGAGATCCGCAGGCTCTCGGCGGAATTGAACGGCTTTATCGGGTGCTATCGCAGGGCCGGAGATTTGGCGGACGCGGCCGGCGATATGCATTTCCTGATCTGCACCGATACCTTCCAGGGACGCCTCACCGCGAACTTGTTGAGCGAATGGGGGAAAGAACGTGGCATTAATATGACCGTCCAGCCGATCGAGGACCTGAACACCCGCGATATGAGCGCTTTTAGGCTTGGGATCAACAATCTGGTGGAGTGGTGCAGCGCGACACTGCCGGGATATCGCCAATCGTCGTGGCGCATTCTGTTCAACCTCGTTGGGGGATTCAAGTCGCTTCAGGGCTACATGCAGGCCCTGGGGATGTTCTACGCGGACGAGACCCTCTATATTTTTGAGGCTGGCGGGGAGCTTCTGAGCATCCCAAGGCTGCCGGTAGACTTTAACGAGAGCGCCAGGCGGTCGGTCGTGGACAACTTCTCCGTTGCCCGGCGCCTGACGTGGCAGTCCCTTCCCCTGGAGCAGTGCTCCGGGCTGCCCGAGACGATGCTGGATATTGTTGACGGCGAGTGCACCTTCTCCGCCTGGGGAAAATTGATGTTCGAGCAGGTTTCGGCGAAATTGTACGGCGAGAGGTTGCTCCCTCCCCTGTCGGACCGAATCCGTTTCAGCAGCGCAACGGAGAGCGAGGCTGGGGATCTGGACCCCGACAAAAAGGTCCTGTTGAACCGGGCTATCGACAACCTGTCCCGCTACCTCGAGAACGGGACCAACCTGAGCAGCTTCCACTTCAGGCCGCTGGCCGGAGAGCCAAAGCAAAAATCCACGCACGAGTTCAACCTCTGGTCGACGCAGAATGCCTGGCGGGGCTTCTGTCACTACGAGGAGGGCAAAAAGATCATCGTGGTGGACTCCATCGATGCAGGGATTGGGCACTGATAGGACTGGCGATCAGGAAAGGGGATCATCCAAAGCACAATCCCCTTTGGATTTTTGCCGGATTGTAAATCCGAGATTTTTTTATGGAAAGGATGGTGCGGTATGGGGCGGAGTGTTCCGGAGACGGTGTGCATCGACGGGATTGAAAGTACCGGGCCAGGCGGCTCCCTGGAAGAACGGGTCTATGAAATCGAGCTGATCACCCCGATGTACGGCGGCGGGGTTGTGGCGGGGGTTGTCGATGAGGAGATGCCGGTGAGGGCGACCTCCATTCGCGGACATCTGCGATTTTGGTGGCGTTTGCTCTATGGACTGAGACTGCCTTTAAACGATATGAGAGAGGAAGAAACCGAAGTTTTCGGAAGCACTCAATCAGCCAGTAAGGTAGCGCTCAGGGTCAGGTTGCCTGATTCCCGCTTGAGCTTAAAAGCTATGGCTTCTATTTCGGAAAAAGACGGAAAGAAAAAGATTGTTTTTGAAACGGGAAAAAACAGGCTGCAATACGCGATTTTTCCTTTTCAGGGAAAAATTGGAAAAAAAGGAGAACCGGACATCGAGCCATCTTTGGCTCTCGCAGATATGAATTTCGAGCTTTTGGTATCCTTTTCTCCGAAACTTTCAGATGCTCAGAGGGAACAGGTTTTGAATTCCCTTCATGGCTGGATTAATTTCGGAGGGTTGGGGGCCCGGACACGGCGTGGGTGC containing:
- a CDS encoding CRISPR-associated protein, whose amino-acid sequence is MMALTVTTCGTSLLTNGADREDIPFLRNNANKREEEYSAEDRSRLLALVEERRGRLFSARDEAEIRRLSAELNGFIGCYRRAGDLADAAGDMHFLICTDTFQGRLTANLLSEWGKERGINMTVQPIEDLNTRDMSAFRLGINNLVEWCSATLPGYRQSSWRILFNLVGGFKSLQGYMQALGMFYADETLYIFEAGGELLSIPRLPVDFNESARRSVVDNFSVARRLTWQSLPLEQCSGLPETMLDIVDGECTFSAWGKLMFEQVSAKLYGERLLPPLSDRIRFSSATESEAGDLDPDKKVLLNRAIDNLSRYLENGTNLSSFHFRPLAGEPKQKSTHEFNLWSTQNAWRGFCHYEEGKKIIVVDSIDAGIGH